A portion of the Bacillus thuringiensis genome contains these proteins:
- the vrrA gene encoding VrrA/YqfQ family protein, producing the protein MFPKSPTRQMYPNQGQQPYTPYPIPQLPPMAQKKKGFLAKLFKKHDPTEPYMQMVPPYRQMEGPPPMMHQHQQPPPQYRQQYQPQYQQQYPQQYSQQYQPYMQQHPEQMIPPQMYESNETRGGAATTAASSSGIGSFFANLISNPTNMINNIEKVSQVVQSVSPVVEQYGPIMRNLPSIVKILTSGKSTEEDSTKNQAEDITEKVEVATPPPPQKKRKRKKIVIEPVIEKELREEPVQKTATKPKLYV; encoded by the coding sequence ATGTTTCCAAAATCCCCCACAAGACAAATGTATCCAAATCAAGGGCAGCAACCTTATACACCATATCCAATTCCACAACTACCACCGATGGCACAAAAAAAGAAAGGGTTCCTTGCTAAACTCTTTAAAAAACACGATCCAACCGAACCTTACATGCAAATGGTTCCGCCTTATCGACAAATGGAAGGACCGCCACCAATGATGCACCAGCACCAGCAACCACCACCTCAATATCGGCAACAATATCAACCCCAATATCAACAGCAATACCCACAGCAGTACTCACAGCAATATCAACCATACATGCAGCAGCATCCAGAGCAAATGATTCCCCCTCAAATGTACGAATCAAACGAAACGCGCGGCGGTGCAGCAACTACAGCAGCATCCAGTAGCGGCATCGGCAGTTTTTTTGCGAATTTAATTTCGAATCCAACTAATATGATAAACAATATAGAAAAAGTATCCCAAGTCGTTCAATCTGTAAGCCCTGTCGTCGAACAGTACGGCCCTATTATGCGTAACCTACCAAGCATTGTTAAAATCCTCACCTCTGGAAAAAGTACGGAAGAAGATTCAACTAAAAATCAGGCTGAAGACATAACAGAAAAGGTTGAGGTAGCAACTCCACCTCCTCCACAAAAAAAAAGAAAAAGAAAAAAAATAGTGATTGAGCCAGTCATAGAAAAAGAATTACGAGAGGAGCCTGTTCAAAAAACAGCAACAAAACCAAAACTATATGTGTAA
- a CDS encoding 4-hydroxy-3-methylbut-2-enyl diphosphate reductase yields the protein MKIVKISPRGYCYGVVDAMVIARNAALDKSLPRPIYILGMIVHNKHVTDAFEEDGIITLDGPSRLEILDKIDSGTVIFTAHGVSPEVKQRAKEKGLTTIDATCPDVTKTHDLIEAKKAEGYHVIYIGKKNHPEPEGAVGIAPDIVHLIEKADDLKTLEIPTDKILVTNQTTMSQWDVQHLMEDIQKKFPTAEFHKEICLATQVRQEAVAKQADVADLTIVVGDPKSNNSNRLAQVSQEIAGTKAYRVADVSEIKLEWLQGVENVAVTAGASTPTPITKEVIAFLDQYDPMNPATWERVRKVPLQKILPRVKVKKEQ from the coding sequence ATGAAAATTGTTAAAATTTCCCCTCGTGGTTATTGCTACGGTGTTGTCGATGCAATGGTAATTGCACGTAACGCCGCATTAGATAAATCATTGCCGAGACCCATTTATATTTTAGGTATGATTGTTCACAATAAACATGTTACAGACGCTTTTGAAGAAGATGGAATCATCACATTAGACGGTCCAAGTCGCTTAGAAATTTTAGATAAAATTGATTCTGGTACTGTTATTTTCACTGCACACGGTGTTTCTCCAGAAGTTAAACAACGCGCAAAAGAAAAAGGTTTAACAACAATCGATGCCACTTGTCCAGATGTTACCAAGACACATGACCTTATCGAAGCTAAGAAAGCGGAAGGGTATCATGTCATTTATATCGGTAAAAAAAATCATCCAGAGCCAGAAGGCGCAGTTGGTATTGCACCTGACATCGTTCACCTTATCGAAAAAGCCGATGATTTAAAAACATTAGAAATCCCAACAGATAAAATTTTAGTAACGAATCAAACAACGATGAGTCAATGGGATGTTCAACATTTAATGGAGGACATTCAAAAAAAATTCCCAACAGCAGAATTCCATAAAGAAATTTGTTTAGCAACTCAAGTTCGCCAAGAAGCTGTCGCTAAACAAGCTGATGTTGCAGACTTAACAATTGTTGTCGGTGATCCGAAAAGTAACAACTCAAACCGTTTAGCACAAGTGTCACAAGAAATCGCTGGTACGAAAGCATACCGCGTTGCAGACGTAAGTGAGATTAAATTAGAGTGGCTACAAGGTGTAGAAAACGTAGCTGTTACAGCAGGTGCTTCTACTCCAACTCCAATTACAAAAGAAGTTATCGCTTTCTTAGATCAATATGACCCAATGAATCCCGCTACATGGGAGAGAGTTCGAAAAGTACCGTTACAAAAAATATTACCTCGTGTAAAAGTGAAAAAAGAACAATAA
- a CDS encoding Nif3-like dinuclear metal center hexameric protein: protein MSKIPNGHEIISLFESMYPKHLAMEGDKIGLQIGALNKPVQHVLIALDVTEEVVEEAIQLGANVIIAHHPLIFNPLKAIHTDKAYGRIIETCIKNDIAIYAAHTNVDVAKGGVNDLLAEALGLQNTEVLAPTYAEEMKKVVVFVPITHAEEVRKALGDAGAGHIGNYSHCTFSSEGTGTFVPQEGTNPYVGETGQLERVEEVRIETIIPVSLQRKVIKAMVTAHPYEEVAYDVYPLDNKGETLGLGKIGYLKEEMTLGQFAEHVKQSLDVKGARVVGKLDDKVRKVAVLGGDGNKYINQAKFKGADVYVTGDMYYHVAHDAMMLGLNIVDPGHNVEKVMKQGVQKQLQEKVDAKKLNVHIHASQLHTDPFTFV, encoded by the coding sequence ATGAGTAAAATTCCAAACGGCCATGAAATTATTTCTTTATTTGAAAGTATGTATCCAAAGCATTTGGCGATGGAAGGAGATAAGATTGGACTGCAGATTGGAGCGCTTAATAAGCCTGTACAACACGTATTAATTGCGTTAGATGTAACGGAAGAAGTTGTGGAGGAAGCGATTCAATTAGGAGCGAATGTCATTATCGCGCATCACCCTTTAATTTTTAATCCGTTAAAAGCGATTCATACAGATAAAGCGTACGGAAGAATTATTGAAACGTGTATTAAAAATGATATTGCCATTTATGCAGCGCATACAAATGTGGATGTTGCCAAGGGCGGGGTAAATGATTTACTTGCTGAGGCGTTAGGGTTGCAAAATACAGAAGTTTTGGCACCGACATATGCAGAAGAAATGAAAAAAGTTGTTGTGTTTGTGCCAATAACTCATGCAGAGGAAGTACGAAAAGCATTAGGAGACGCAGGTGCTGGTCATATCGGCAATTATAGCCACTGTACGTTTAGTAGCGAGGGTACAGGTACGTTTGTACCTCAAGAGGGGACAAATCCTTATGTAGGGGAAACTGGACAGTTAGAGCGCGTAGAAGAAGTGCGGATCGAAACGATTATTCCAGTTTCACTACAACGAAAAGTGATTAAAGCAATGGTAACGGCACATCCATATGAAGAAGTAGCGTATGATGTGTATCCACTTGATAACAAAGGCGAAACATTAGGGCTTGGGAAAATAGGATACTTAAAAGAAGAAATGACACTTGGACAGTTTGCAGAACATGTAAAGCAATCATTAGATGTAAAGGGTGCACGAGTTGTTGGGAAATTAGATGATAAAGTGCGCAAAGTAGCTGTACTTGGTGGTGATGGTAACAAATACATCAATCAAGCTAAATTTAAAGGAGCAGATGTATATGTAACAGGTGACATGTATTATCATGTTGCTCATGATGCGATGATGCTCGGTTTAAATATAGTTGACCCAGGACATAACGTTGAAAAAGTAATGAAGCAAGGTGTACAAAAGCAATTACAAGAAAAAGTGGATGCAAAGAAACTCAATGTACACATTCATGCTTCGCAATTACATACAGATCCATTTACATTCGTATAA